CAGTTTGCCTATAACGCCGGCCCCCTGTTCACGGTCAGGCTGCTGAAGCGTTTCGGCAGCGACGTGCTCTCAAACCCCTCGAACTTCGACCGGATGGTGGAGACGCTTCGCGGCGATCCGGATATCGCACGGCTCGCCCGGCTGACGAAGGAGGCCGATTTTCTCTCGGCCCGCAAGAAGGTGGTCGAGAAGTACCAGTACTGGGCGGATCGTTATGCGGGGGATTTCCCGCCGTCTCCGGGAGAGCCGCCGAAACCGCCCGTGGCGGCTGCGGCGGCGCTCACGCCGCCGTTTCCGGGCGGACTTGCGCTTGCGGCGCTCGCGGCGTCCGCGCTCTTGTGGGTTTACCTGAGGAGAAACGGGCCATGACAGGGATCGCCAGTGTTCTCACTGTCCCGGGACTGCTCCCGGCGATTTTTTCGATCCTCGGTGTCCTCGTCGGCACCTTCATCCGCTCCTACACCGACGGCCGCATCGACCAGAAGCTGGGGCCGGT
This genomic window from Deltaproteobacteria bacterium contains:
- a CDS encoding lytic transglycosylase domain-containing protein; the encoded protein is MNNQFDHLIRKYSTDIPPRFVKGMIHVESAFRPDAKGPGGELGLMQFLPSTAKTLGVQHDTLKNPETAIRYGTRYLSEIVGKYINPHLKAPIDPLLKVKLAQFAYNAGPLFTVRLLKRFGSDVLSNPSNFDRMVETLRGDPDIARLARLTKEADFLSARKKVVEKYQYWADRYAGDFPPSPGEPPKPPVAAAAALTPPFPGGLALAALAASALLWVYLRRNGP